A genomic stretch from Anthonomus grandis grandis unplaced genomic scaffold, icAntGran1.3 ctg00000340.1, whole genome shotgun sequence includes:
- the LOC126749590 gene encoding glutathione S-transferase-like yields the protein MPSYKLTYFDIPGIAQHIRYILSYANQPFEDVRLNSKEWPKLKENYPYGKLPIFEIDGKVFNQSNAIARYLAKQYGLNGKSDLETLEVECLADTLVDLRNGLSAIFYEKDGEKQRELTRNLLQNLFPTYLKKFEEIAAKSTSGWLVGSQITWADLFFASSLALFEEKFPGVLKSYPALTALVEKVENIPSIKAYLEKHQK from the exons ATGCCCTCATACAAATTAACTTACTTCGATATTCCCGGCATAGCCCAACATATAAGATACATTTTATCATACGCAAACCAGCCATTTGAAGATGTTCGTCTGAATTCTAAAGAGTGGCCAAAACTAAAAGAAA ATTACCCCTATGGAAAATTGCCCATATTTGAAATCGATGGAAAAGTATTTAATCAAAGTAACGCCATCGCCAGATATTTAGCAAAACAATATGGATTAAATGGTAAAAGTGACTTGGAAACCTTGGAAGTGGAATGCTTAGCTGATACTTTGGTAGATTTGAGAAACG gtTTGTCtgctattttttatgaaaaggaTGGAGAAAAACAAAGAGAGTTAACCAGGAACTTATTACAGAACCTGTTTCCaacttatcttaaaaagtttgaagaGATCGCTGCCAAAAGCACATCTGGATGGCTTGTTGGCTCTCAG ATTACATGGGCAGATCTATTTTTCGCTTCGAGTCTGGCTCTCTTTGAGGAAAAATTCCCTGGTGTTTTAAAATCTTATCCAGCTTTAACGGCTTTGGTAGAAAAGGTCGAAAATATTCCTAGTATTAAAGCTTACTTGGAGAAACATCAGAagtaa